The following are from one region of the bacterium genome:
- a CDS encoding glycosyltransferase family 2 protein: protein MTNKKLSIIIPAWNEEKTVGKVIEKVLAAPFPVGWQKEVIAVNDGSSDGTKAVIDSFSTRIKAVHMSKNGGKGSAVKEGLKKASGDFAVIQDADLECDPAEIALLLEALQKSPQEKTAVMGSREMFYGNQKDWSLSRLGSLSITTLINFLYGSSFSDALMCYKLFPRRTFGYFQGGGFDSEMIFLVNLLKDGYKVIEVPVTYNPRDKGQGKKISYIHGVQIIFKILRLWISHKFGKKNE from the coding sequence ATGACAAATAAAAAACTTTCAATAATAATACCGGCGTGGAACGAAGAAAAGACGGTCGGCAAAGTAATTGAAAAGGTTTTAGCCGCGCCATTTCCCGTTGGTTGGCAAAAAGAAGTTATCGCCGTAAATGACGGTTCTTCAGACGGAACAAAAGCGGTGATTGACAGTTTTTCCACGAGGATAAAAGCCGTTCACATGTCCAAAAACGGTGGGAAAGGGAGCGCCGTGAAGGAAGGGTTGAAAAAAGCTTCTGGAGATTTTGCCGTCATTCAGGATGCCGACCTTGAGTGTGATCCCGCGGAGATAGCTCTGCTTCTTGAAGCTCTTCAGAAATCGCCTCAAGAAAAAACAGCTGTCATGGGTTCTCGTGAGATGTTTTACGGCAACCAGAAGGACTGGTCTTTGTCGCGACTTGGTTCTCTGTCCATAACCACTCTTATCAACTTTCTTTACGGCTCTTCTTTTTCGGACGCTCTCATGTGTTACAAGCTTTTTCCTCGCCGAACTTTCGGTTATTTTCAAGGGGGAGGTTTTGACTCCGAAATGATTTTCCTTGTAAATCTTTTGAAGGACGGCTATAAAGTCATTGAGGTGCCTGTTACTTATAATCCAAGAGACAAGGGTCAAGGTAAAAAAATAAGCTATATCCACGGAGTGCAGATTATCTTTAAAATTTTGCGTTTGTGGATTTCGCATAAGTTTGGTAAAAAAAATGAATAG
- a CDS encoding FkbM family methyltransferase, producing the protein MWYRFLEKLHNKILFLLGFGNPDMRANGELRALSYVKSRLSLSGSGKMVVFDVGANVGEYSRAVLDIFPEADLYLFEPQKELFAKLSKEFTNVFKLGLSDKAGVGPIYGNKDKKGLASLYNRNLEHFNLELAKQEDVELGTVSGFCAGRKISRIHLLKLDVEGHELRVLEGAKEMFGNIDFIQFEFGGCNIDSKTFFQDFWRLLSKRYKIYRITGGGLREINRYEERNEIFLTSNYLAEIKKK; encoded by the coding sequence ATGTGGTACAGATTTTTGGAAAAATTGCACAACAAAATTCTTTTTCTTCTCGGATTCGGAAATCCGGATATGCGCGCAAACGGCGAATTACGCGCTTTGAGTTATGTCAAAAGCCGTCTGTCGCTCTCCGGGTCGGGCAAGATGGTGGTTTTTGACGTGGGAGCAAATGTCGGTGAATATTCCAGGGCGGTTTTAGACATCTTTCCTGAAGCTGACCTTTATCTTTTTGAACCGCAAAAAGAGCTTTTTGCCAAACTCTCAAAAGAATTTACGAATGTTTTCAAACTGGGACTAAGCGACAAGGCGGGAGTCGGACCTATTTACGGGAACAAAGACAAAAAAGGACTGGCTTCTCTTTACAATCGGAATTTGGAACACTTTAACTTGGAGCTTGCCAAACAGGAGGACGTGGAACTCGGCACCGTTTCAGGTTTTTGCGCCGGAAGAAAAATCTCCAGAATACACCTTCTCAAACTTGACGTTGAGGGGCACGAACTTCGTGTTCTTGAGGGAGCGAAAGAGATGTTTGGGAATATTGACTTTATCCAATTTGAATTTGGCGGTTGTAACATTGATTCCAAAACTTTCTTTCAGGACTTCTGGCGGTTACTCTCTAAACGTTATAAAATTTACAGGATAACCGGTGGGGGACTTAGGGAAATAAATCGGTACGAGGAGAGAAATGAAATATTTTTAACGTCAAATTATTTGGCGGAAATCAAAAAAAAATGA
- a CDS encoding GtrA family protein: protein MPRKSFCFLKRIKMKKNVDFYNKESRLYSEKRYLGPTDNFIKYFFRRRLSILLEFVKREASGHQRGLSLLDIGCADGFVMREICDKNFRWAEKFTGIDTSPQMVERAVAKYGADKRFSFFVRGEEPREKYDIVVEIGVPLSDWREEFRYVLSKLKDDGVYIFSTPGSKNSLYSRIKKDFHVENPMSFKEFDSLVSEFFEVKRVKNYAFFVPFLWRFPRIARIKQPFFEAILGFVFPKISHEKIFLLKKKADKPSFKISNAGFVKSVFDGLVLKKHIFFFLVRYLFAGLTSFFTNIFLLFLFAGVLGWWYLYASTLAFAISVLVSFVVQKLVTFRDTTRDKVHYQAGMYVVIALFNICANAVMMLVFVEKFGIPYMFSQVISAGFIAVWSIFVYRFIIFPRGRIY from the coding sequence ATGCCAAGAAAATCATTCTGTTTCTTGAAAAGAATTAAAATGAAAAAGAATGTTGATTTTTACAATAAAGAAAGCCGGCTGTACTCCGAGAAAAGATATCTCGGTCCCACTGACAACTTTATAAAGTATTTCTTTAGACGACGCCTTTCCATTCTTTTGGAGTTTGTGAAAAGGGAAGCGTCCGGTCATCAAAGGGGCTTGTCTCTTTTGGATATCGGTTGCGCCGATGGTTTTGTGATGAGGGAAATTTGCGATAAAAACTTCAGATGGGCGGAAAAATTTACAGGCATAGACACCTCGCCTCAAATGGTAGAAAGAGCCGTGGCAAAGTACGGGGCCGACAAGAGATTTTCTTTTTTTGTAAGAGGGGAGGAGCCGAGAGAAAAATACGATATTGTCGTGGAAATAGGGGTTCCGTTGTCAGATTGGCGAGAGGAATTCAGATACGTTCTTTCAAAACTCAAAGACGACGGCGTATACATATTTTCCACTCCCGGGTCAAAAAATTCTCTTTATTCAAGAATAAAAAAGGATTTTCACGTTGAAAACCCGATGTCTTTTAAAGAGTTTGATTCTTTGGTGTCCGAATTCTTTGAAGTCAAAAGAGTCAAGAATTATGCTTTTTTTGTGCCGTTTTTGTGGCGTTTTCCGAGAATAGCCAGAATAAAACAGCCATTTTTTGAAGCGATTTTGGGATTTGTTTTTCCCAAAATCAGCCATGAAAAGATTTTTCTGCTCAAAAAAAAGGCAGATAAACCGTCGTTTAAAATTTCAAACGCCGGTTTTGTGAAGTCGGTTTTTGACGGTTTGGTTTTGAAAAAACACATCTTTTTCTTTCTCGTCAGGTATCTTTTTGCCGGTCTAACTTCTTTTTTTACAAATATTTTTCTTTTGTTTTTGTTCGCGGGAGTTCTTGGCTGGTGGTACTTGTACGCTTCCACTTTGGCTTTCGCCATTTCGGTTTTGGTCAGTTTCGTTGTTCAAAAATTGGTTACTTTCAGGGACACCACAAGGGACAAAGTCCATTATCAGGCAGGCATGTATGTCGTAATAGCTCTTTTTAACATATGCGCCAATGCCGTTATGATGCTTGTTTTTGTGGAGAAATTCGGCATTCCGTATATGTTTTCGCAAGTTATTTCTGCCGGTTTTATAGCAGTGTGGAGCATATTTGTTTATAGGTTTATTATATTTCCTCGGGGTAGAATATATTGA